The stretch of DNA GCTTGATATAGCAGAAGTTGCCGCATTAAATTTTACAAAAACTTCTGATGGTACTATTGTCTTTGAAGATATAAAGGATGGCAAAGCACGAATTTTTATTAACATTGGTAAAAACCATAAGATAACACCAGGCGACCTCATCAGGGAAATATCAAAGCGTTCAGGTATTGATGGGAAGCTCGTTGGTAAGATTGATATACATTCTACCTATTCGTTTATTGAAATACCGGAACAATATGCAGAACTGGTGTTAATTTCACTTGATAAAGCACGGATAAAAGGTGTGCCCATTGTTGTGGAGCCAGCTAAAAAGAAAAAGAAACAATGAGATAATGACACCTGCATGCCCTATCTGCACCTCATCAAAGTATAGAACAATTTCAGAAGATCTGTTACTGTGTACAAGGTGTTGCATTATTTATAATACCAATCATGCACCAGCAGTATACTCTACAGATTACTTTGGCCAGGAATATAAACAGCAGTATGGCAAAACGTATGAAGATGATTTTGAATCAATATATGCAGTATCCCTTTCCAGGCTTTCAATAATAAAAAAATATTTAGGGGATAACCTTTCTGCAAAAAGTCTTCTTGATATTGGGTGTGCTTTAGGGTTTTTTTGCAAGGCTGCCAGAGATGTAGGGTTTGGTGAAGTTGAAGGATTGGAAATATCAGAATATGCTGCAAGGTATAGTAGACACAAATATAACATACCGGTTCATAGTACAGGATTTGAAGATTTTATTCCTGTAAAAAAGTATGATGCAATAACTGCATGGTTTGTACTGGAACATTTTAATGACCCGTATGCTATGTTTGTCAAAATATATGAAATGCTTGAAGATAATGGCATTTTTGCCTGTACGCTGCCATCGTATTTTGGGCCATTATTTTATTGCCATAGGAGTCAGTGGGTACGGTCTCATCCCCAGGATCATCGAATTGATGTGGCCCCAAAGAGTATTAAAAAACTTCTTCAGCAAATTGGATTTTCTTATGTACGATGTTTTCCTTCAGGTTACCATCCAGAGCGTTTTGGAACTATCGCCCAAAAATATAAAAAATTGTATAATTTCATTGCACGCTTGCTGTGCTTTTCTGATACTATACTGGTGATAGCATTAAAAAAGGCTTAATAAATTCTTGACACAAATCACAATACGTTTAGAATAGCATTTTTGTTGTGTATTGCATAAAAGTTGTGCTATTGTAAAAAATACATGTAACGTAGCTAAAAAATTCTATATCATTACTGTAATCATATACGTTTTTTCAACTTTGAACTACTATTCTTAATAATGAGGTGGGATGATGAAAAGGACATTTCAACCAAGTGTAATCAAACGATTACGGGCACACGGATTCAGAGCACGAATGAGTACCAGGGCAGGTCAGGAAGTATTGCGCAGGAGAAGACAAAAGGGTAGATACAAATTAACTGTTTCGGATGAAAAGCGAAATTCAAAGTAATTCTTGGTAATATCATAATTCCGTGAAAAGGAGATATTCATTAAAGGGGCTGAAGAGATTTAAAGAAGTCATTGCTAACGGTAAAAGAGTTTATGGCAAAGGGATGAGAATGATAGTATATATGCAACCATTACAGACAGAAGGGTATTTGAGCAATACATTACAATCCCGTTTTGCCGTAGTGGTTCATAAAAACTATGGAAATGCTGTTGAACGGAATAAAATTAAACGACAAATTCGTTCTATTTTGGTGACTCTGATGCCCCAGATACGACAGGGTTTTGCTGTTATTATATTTCCAGACACCACCTGTAAGGCTATGGAATATGATCATCTTGTTACATCAGTGAAACAAGTATTGCTTAAATCAGGAGTACTAAAACAGTGAAGATAAATATGGTTACTATACCGGTAGTGTTAATAAAATTATATAAACTTGTGATTTCACCGGTATTGCCCAATGCATGCAGATTTTATCCAACGTGTTCTCAATATGCCATTGAGGCATTGACCAGGCATGGGCTTTTCAAAGGTGGTTTTTTATCGGTTAAAAGAATCCTTCGCTGTCATCCATTTTGTGATGGTGGGTATGACCCTGTCCCCTGATAATCATTTTTAAGTACGGAAAAATATTCCCTTCCTGTTATCTCCTTTCCACGGTGTGATAGTACACTTATGTGGTATTGTTGTATCTGAGTAAAAATTTTATCAAGAGGTTGTCATGGAAAAAAGGGCTTTGATTGCAGTGTTATTATCATTAGGGATATGGATACTGTGGTTTTATTTATTTCCACCACAGGAAAAAACACCTCCAGTCACCAAAAAAAGTGCTGAAACTCCAACAGTGCAAACTGAAGAAATACAAAAACCTGAAATTTCTGTAGTTTCAAAACTTCAGCAAGCGTCATCAAAAAAGGAAGAAGTTACCATTGATGCCAAATACTATACAGCAATACTTTCCAATGAAGATGGGCAATGTACGTCGTTTATTGATAAGGTAAGAAATATAGAATTAATTGTAACTAAATCAAAATTTGATGCAAAAGGGTTCTTTGATTTCCCTGTTCATTTTTCTACGGGTGAGTTTTTGCATGCAAAGGATATACCATCAGCGTTATGGAAAATGCAAAAAGATGCATCAGCAGTGCGCTTTTCCACAGTTGCTATCGTACAAAAAAATCCACTGGAAATTTCAAAGAAATTTACGTATAACGAAACAGGGCAATATTTTGTTGTATCGTATGCTATCACAAATAAAGGGCAAGGAGAATTTACATTTCCTGAAGGAGGTGTAATATTTTCACCGTCTGATTTTTTAGGGCCATCAATGGATTTTGATAATTCATATAATGAGTTACACAGTATTTATTATATAAATGATAGTTTTGAAAAAGCGCGTAAGGGTGGCGGATTCTTTTCTACACCCCAAGACCTCAAACGTGAAAACGGTGTGGTACAATGGGCGGGCATAATGAGCAGGTATTATCTGTTAATTATGATACCACAGGGTTTTGCAGGTTCGGGTGTAGTGTTTGATAACAGGGTACACTCTGGTTTCAGGACAGGTATTGTGGTACCGGTAAAACCGCTGAAAGCCGGTGAAACGATAACACATGAATTTAAGGTGTATGTTGGTCCAAAAAATAAAGATAAGCTACTTGCTGTTGATAAGCACATTGGCGATGCAGCAGATGTCAGCAAGTGGATTGAACCTATCAGGGATTTTATGATGTGGTGCCTGCTTGAAATAAACAAGCTGATAGGAAATTTAGGATGGTCACTGGTAATATTTTCAGTTATTACAAAAATAATGTTTTTACCATTGACACAACGTTCCACGGAATCCATGAAGAAAATGCAGGAGTTGAATCCTGTGATTCAGGAATTGCGTGAAAAGTATAAGGATAAGCCTGATGTTTTGAATAAAAAGATAATGGAAGTTTACAAAAAGCATAAGGTAAATCCAATGGGGGGTTGTTTGCCATTGCTTTTGCAGATGCCTTTCTTTTTTGCACTGTACAGTGCTCTGATAAATTCAGTAGATTTATGGCAGGCACCGTTTGTTCTATGGATAAAGGATCTATCATTGCCTGATACAATTTACAGGATAGCTGGATTTAATATTAATATTTTGCCTCTGGTTATGACAGGTACAACATATCTGCAGCAGAAGATGTCTTCAGGTGAAGCTACCCAGCAACAGAAGATGTTGATGCTCATGCCGTTAATATTTATTGTTATTTTCTGGAATATGCCATCAGGGCTGGTATTGTACTGGATTATGCAAAATGTATTGCAGATAGGCCATCAGATGCTTATTAATAGATTTGGAAAAAAAAGATAATACAAAATTTTTAAGTGAAATGTGTGGATTTTATAAGTACATTATCTTTAAGAAAAATTATACATGGTCCCAATAACGACCATGTGAATGGGTTAATATAATGATACGGATAGGGAGATGAAGTTTTTATTATCACATTTTGGTAAACATTTTATACAGTAATTGAGACGAATGTAGTAAGAAAAAATATCGATACGTAAAGGAGGGGAGAAACATCACCATACAAACAACTGAACTATTATTATCAAAGTTTCGTAGGAGGCGTGAACATGAAGGTGTTAGATATTGAAGGGAAAACTGTTGAAGAAGCAACGAAGAAAGCCTTATCATTATTAAAAATTAATGATATGAACAAAATCAATATTGAAGTGCTGGATGAAGGAAAAAGCGGTATCTTTGGTTTTGGCATATCACGCCCTGCTAAAATTCGAGTATATTACCAACAACAGGAAGATGATATTGGCCAACAGGCAAAGGAAATTATTGAAAAGATTTTGATGTTGATGGAAGTTGAAGCGAAGGTTAAAGATTATAAGGAAAGTGAAAATAAGGTATATGTTGAACTGGAAAGCTCAAGTTCGGGATTAATTATAGGTAAAAAAGGAAAAACGCTGGAGGCGTTGCAGTTTATGGTTAACCTTCTGGTTAATAAAATGACTAATTCTGAAAAAAAGATCATACTTGATATTGAATCATACAGGGCAAAAAGAGAAAAAGCTTTGCGTAAATTATCTAAAGAAATTGCATTGAAAGTTGCCCGAACCGGCAAGCCATGGACATTAGAGCCCATGAATCCATTTGAACGCAGGCTTATACATTTGACATTGCAGAATGATTCAAAGGTTACTACCAGGAGTGAGGGACAGGGCATTTACCGAAAGGTAAAAATTATGCCAGTAGAAAAACGGTAATGCAGATGGATGATACAATATGTGCTCCGGCAACTCCACCGGTACATTCACCAATAGCCATTATACGGATAAGCGGCCCTGATTCATTACGGGTCGCTTCTTCTATATTCAAGGCACAACGGCACACACAAGAATTTATTCCCCGATATGCATATTATGGTAGTATTCATGATAATAATGAAGAAATTGATGATTGTATTGTAATTTATTATAAACGCCCACAAAGTTACACAGGCGAGGATATGGTGGAGATATTCTGCCATGGCAATCCGATTATAGTAAATAAAATAATGAATTGTATTGTTGCACTCAATGTGCGTATAGCTGAACCGGGTGAGTTTACCCGACGGGCATTTTTACATGGCAAGATGGACCTGACTGAAGCTGAAGCAATAAACCATATAATTGCTGCGCGCAGTGAATGGGAGATAGCTACCGCAATACAGCAAAAGCATGGGTCATTGAAAAATGCGATCAGTGATATTAAACAGCACATCATTGAATTGAAGGCAGATATTGAATGTGCTATTGACTTTGTGGATGAAGATATTGAGATTATATCGTTTGAAAATGCACAACAAAGGATGCACACCATAATTAATAAAATACACGATATACTTAATAGATGCAAGATTGGCCAGCATCTTTCACACGGTATTGATATTGCAATTGTAGGCAAACCCAACGCAGGAAAATCCAGCTTTCTAAACTGTATACTCAATCATGAACGGGCAATAGTATCTGATACGCCAGGAACAACCCGCGACGTCATCAAAGAATCGGTTTCAATTAAAGGTATTCAATGCAACTTGCTTGATACAGCTGGCATACATGAAAAAGCAGATGGGATTGAACTTTTAGGTGTGCAGCGCAGCTACAGGCTGATAGATGAAGTGTCTCTCATAATTTTTATTATTGATGCAGTAACGGGACTGACTTCTGATGATGATCATATTATAAAATTAATTGGCAATAAGCCGTTTATACCAGTCATTAATAAAGCTGATATTGCACCGGAAGAATCAATAGCAATGATTCAGGATGCTATAGGGCAAAAAGGAGTTGTGTTTTCTGCAAAAACAGGCTATGGTGTTTCTTCACTGGAGGATGCTGTATATCAATTTATCAAGTCACAGTATGTTGAGTATAAAAATTCCTTTATTGCTGACATTCGTATGATACAGTTACTGGAACAGTCTCTGATATATGCACAGGAAGCGCTTCATCAAATAATTGTTTGCAGCCCCCATGAAATTATTGCATCAGCGCTTCAAAATGTTATTGATACAATACAAGCGGTTACCGGTGAAATTTCCGTTGATGATGTGCTGAATTCAATTTTTTCACGCTTTTGTATTGGGAAGTGATGTTGAAACTGTATGAATAAATTAGTAACAGTAACGGCTATTGTACTGGTGGCGATAGTTCCTGTAAAAGCCCTGCCTGTTATCAGTGAAGACAGTAAGCAAATATACTGTAACGGTAATTCACTCAGTATAATAGAACAGTATGAAAAAGAAATAGTATCAGGAAAAGCATATCCTGCATTAATTCTGGCAGATATTCATCATATACAACAAGTTGCAGGAATCAGTAAAACATTGTTGTTACTTAAAGAATTAATCAGAAGTGCTAATACAGATGCTGAAAGGCTTTATATTCAGGATATTGTTAACGTAATAGATGCGTTAAACCAAAAAGACACCACAAAGGGTAGCAATCGATGGGATATATACGATAATATCAAAGAAAAAATGCCAAAAAGCATTGCAGCCCTTCAATGCACCAATAGCCCCTGTTTTTTATCAGACAAAAATAAGGTACGTGTATTCCAATATCAAAATGGGTTTATCCCTGTTGAGCAATTTACTCAGGACTATAACGCTACTGGCCTTTGCAGAGGGTCTTTTAAATCCAGTGTACCTGTTACACTCAGGATTTATTCAAATATGGATTATGTTTGTTATATTAACGGGAAAAAAATATGTGTTAATGCTCTGACGGATAAAAAAAAGTTGGTTAGGATGTTTCATATAGAATCTGAAGGTGGTTTTACTGTTGCACTATATTATAAACCTGTTGAAAACATGTTCTTGAAGATACAGTTTTATGATGATACTAACCAGATTATACATTTACCTGATACAGAACATTTATTTTATCATGATGTCCAATGGTATGAATCATATTATGAATATGAAAATCAATTGCTTACACAGTATAATAAACAACGTTCCAATAATGCAACTTTTGAGCTGGCACTTTTTTATGAATCACTGCAAAGTCATGAAGCATTGAAATATTATAAAGAAGCTTTACAATCATATAATGAGTTTGTAGCTTGCAGATTTTTATCTTTGTTGATGAAATATAAAAACAAGCTTCCAGGACATGAACTGGTAATGCACAGTATATTGAAAAATAATGAAAAGTTTACATCGGTATTATGGCAAAACTACTATGATTATATATATAAAAAGAAATCTTTAGATGTTACTCAGGTGCACTATCTGCCCTTACTAATTTACCTGTTGTATCGAGAAAAAGATGTACTGATGAGTAAAAGAGCAAATCTTGAAACTTTGCTTGAACGGTACCCTTTCAGTCATGATCTTGGCTATATTGTTGCTAAAATTATAGCATACCATGACATTACAAAAGCCATTAGTTTATTAGAATCAATACCACAACCAGATGATACTGTGAGAGCTTTATTGATACAATGCTATGAGCAGAATGAGCAATTTGAATCGATAGTATCTATTGTTGAGCACATTAATGCAAATAGATATTTTGATAATTATATTCATGCTCTCATAGCATTAAAGAGATACAATGATGCAAAAAGTGCCTTGTTTAAAAGAATAGCCCAGGGTTTTGATTCACATGCATATGCATTACTTGCAACAATAGCTGATTTGGAAGGCTCTGATGGAAGTATGTACCAACAAAAGCATGAGGCGATAGTTTCTGGTATACCATGGCATGGTGATTATTTAAAGAATGCTTTTGATGATTATGTGCGTAAAACTGTTTTTTCACGATTAGCTTTTGAAACAATACAAAGAAAAGCTTCTGGATTACTGTATTCTTGTTACGCATTAAGAATTATTAATACTACTGTATATTGTTCAGTGTATGACCTGTATTATACTGGTAGTTTGTCACAGATAAATGATTATGCTTTTAGTAAAGATGTAACAATAACAGGATGTACACTATACCTGATTACTGATAACGGAAAGATTGAGAAAAAGAAAATAAACTATATATACAATTCACAACAAAAGGGAATTAAGGCATGTTGTGAAGAAAACCCGAACAGCTATGCTCTGATAGAATTATCATTTATTATAAACAAGGAAATTCCAATAATACGCATCCAGCAGAATTATAATTTATCACAATTTGACATGGACATTCTTGTTATGGATTCACAGAATAAGTTTACTTTTGTAACAGAAATGAAGGGGCAAGTTACAAAAGAAGAGCATGGTATACAGCACATCAGATTTAATGACGATGAGCTATCGGCACATACTAACAGGAATTTTATGGTGATGGCACTTACATCTGAAAACCTGACTCAATGGATTAATGTTGAGAGTACACGGTTTAAAATTGCCGATTATTTTGTTACTGATACTGAATTAAATGGAAATACTGTTGAAGCAATGGTAGCAGAGCTTATGGGAAAATTAAAACAGTATACCATAAATCCCAACCCATATACAAGTACATCGCTTTTACAATTTGCCAGCTCAGGAAAAGGCACACAGCTTGATGCAATACTGTATTCACAGTATATGCTGGCAAAAAATGGAATCATGTCATATATTGCATTTGGTTGTTCAAGTTCAAATAGATTTACTGATAAGTTAAATAAGGATAATGGATTATACTTTGATACGGTAATGCTGTATATACCACTTACCAATGAAAAAGGGGTATGGCTTACCTGTGACGACACATATCCCTCTTCTGATAAAATTGATATTGATAATATTCTGCTTGTTGTTGGTGATGAGATTATTCTACAATCAAAACAATAAGTGATGCTACTTAGCTAACTTTTTTGCCATTAATTTTTTCTTTCTTTTAAGTCTTCGTTTTGCGCGTTTACGCTTAATGCGTGGATTATACTGCTTACTCATAAATTATTTGTCCTCCCTGAAGTTATTACATAACACAGAAAAAATGATATCAGGTAATGTCAACAGATTTTTTATATTCCCCTGATTTCACAGAAAGTAGCAAATGTTTTTACAAACTTCTGGAATGAATATAATACATCTTTGGGATAGGGTTTAACTGTATGGAGGGATTCATCCAGTGTGTGCTGGTTGTGAAATTGTTGCAGATAATAATACA from Spirochaetota bacterium encodes:
- the rpmH gene encoding 50S ribosomal protein L34 — its product is MKRTFQPSVIKRLRAHGFRARMSTRAGQEVLRRRRQKGRYKLTVSDEKRNSK
- the mnmE gene encoding tRNA uridine-5-carboxymethylaminomethyl(34) synthesis GTPase MnmE; its protein translation is MDDTICAPATPPVHSPIAIIRISGPDSLRVASSIFKAQRHTQEFIPRYAYYGSIHDNNEEIDDCIVIYYKRPQSYTGEDMVEIFCHGNPIIVNKIMNCIVALNVRIAEPGEFTRRAFLHGKMDLTEAEAINHIIAARSEWEIATAIQQKHGSLKNAISDIKQHIIELKADIECAIDFVDEDIEIISFENAQQRMHTIINKIHDILNRCKIGQHLSHGIDIAIVGKPNAGKSSFLNCILNHERAIVSDTPGTTRDVIKESVSIKGIQCNLLDTAGIHEKADGIELLGVQRSYRLIDEVSLIIFIIDAVTGLTSDDDHIIKLIGNKPFIPVINKADIAPEESIAMIQDAIGQKGVVFSAKTGYGVSSLEDAVYQFIKSQYVEYKNSFIADIRMIQLLEQSLIYAQEALHQIIVCSPHEIIASALQNVIDTIQAVTGEISVDDVLNSIFSRFCIGK
- the yidD gene encoding membrane protein insertion efficiency factor YidD, producing MVTIPVVLIKLYKLVISPVLPNACRFYPTCSQYAIEALTRHGLFKGGFLSVKRILRCHPFCDGGYDPVP
- the jag gene encoding RNA-binding cell elongation regulator Jag/EloR; translated protein: MKVLDIEGKTVEEATKKALSLLKINDMNKINIEVLDEGKSGIFGFGISRPAKIRVYYQQQEDDIGQQAKEIIEKILMLMEVEAKVKDYKESENKVYVELESSSSGLIIGKKGKTLEALQFMVNLLVNKMTNSEKKIILDIESYRAKREKALRKLSKEIALKVARTGKPWTLEPMNPFERRLIHLTLQNDSKVTTRSEGQGIYRKVKIMPVEKR
- a CDS encoding DbpA RNA binding domain-containing protein, with the translated sequence MNQLKKIEKILESALHEDLTPYFALVKTMRKHLPMFGSTKRITAALLKECIGDISKLDIAEVAALNFTKTSDGTIVFEDIKDGKARIFINIGKNHKITPGDLIREISKRSGIDGKLVGKIDIHSTYSFIEIPEQYAELVLISLDKARIKGVPIVVEPAKKKKKQ
- the yidC gene encoding membrane protein insertase YidC — encoded protein: MEKRALIAVLLSLGIWILWFYLFPPQEKTPPVTKKSAETPTVQTEEIQKPEISVVSKLQQASSKKEEVTIDAKYYTAILSNEDGQCTSFIDKVRNIELIVTKSKFDAKGFFDFPVHFSTGEFLHAKDIPSALWKMQKDASAVRFSTVAIVQKNPLEISKKFTYNETGQYFVVSYAITNKGQGEFTFPEGGVIFSPSDFLGPSMDFDNSYNELHSIYYINDSFEKARKGGGFFSTPQDLKRENGVVQWAGIMSRYYLLIMIPQGFAGSGVVFDNRVHSGFRTGIVVPVKPLKAGETITHEFKVYVGPKNKDKLLAVDKHIGDAADVSKWIEPIRDFMMWCLLEINKLIGNLGWSLVIFSVITKIMFLPLTQRSTESMKKMQELNPVIQELREKYKDKPDVLNKKIMEVYKKHKVNPMGGCLPLLLQMPFFFALYSALINSVDLWQAPFVLWIKDLSLPDTIYRIAGFNINILPLVMTGTTYLQQKMSSGEATQQQKMLMLMPLIFIVIFWNMPSGLVLYWIMQNVLQIGHQMLINRFGKKR
- the rnpA gene encoding ribonuclease P protein component produces the protein MKRRYSLKGLKRFKEVIANGKRVYGKGMRMIVYMQPLQTEGYLSNTLQSRFAVVVHKNYGNAVERNKIKRQIRSILVTLMPQIRQGFAVIIFPDTTCKAMEYDHLVTSVKQVLLKSGVLKQ
- a CDS encoding class I SAM-dependent methyltransferase, with product MLWSQLKRKRNNEIMTPACPICTSSKYRTISEDLLLCTRCCIIYNTNHAPAVYSTDYFGQEYKQQYGKTYEDDFESIYAVSLSRLSIIKKYLGDNLSAKSLLDIGCALGFFCKAARDVGFGEVEGLEISEYAARYSRHKYNIPVHSTGFEDFIPVKKYDAITAWFVLEHFNDPYAMFVKIYEMLEDNGIFACTLPSYFGPLFYCHRSQWVRSHPQDHRIDVAPKSIKKLLQQIGFSYVRCFPSGYHPERFGTIAQKYKKLYNFIARLLCFSDTILVIALKKA